Below is a genomic region from Pseudomonas sp. JQ170C.
TGATGTCCGAGAACATTCTGATCATGACCATCGTCGGCGGCACCGGCTCGCTGTTCGGCTCGCTGCTGGGCGCAGGCTCCATCGTGCTGCTCGGCGATGTGCTGTCGGAACTGTGGCCGCGCTGGCTGATGCTGCTGGGGATCATTCTGATTCTGGTGGTGGTGTTCATGCGCGGTGGCCTGTGGGGTGGCCTGGCCGACCTCGGCAAGCGCCTAGGTGGGCTGCGCACGTCTGCAAGCAAGACCAAGGAGAACCTGCAATGAGCGACTACCTCCTGGAAACCCGCAATCTGCAACTGGCCTACGGCCCGTTCCATGCCGTGGATGGCGTTGACCTGAAAGTACGCGCCGGCACCATCCACACCGTGATCGGCCCCAACGGCGCCGGCAAGACCAGCCTGTTCCACTGCCTTACCGGCGAGCGCCCGGCCACCGCCGGGCAGATCCTGTTCGGCGGCCAGGACATCATCCGCAAGCCGTCCCATGGCCGTGTGGCGCTGGGCATGGCCCGCTCGTTCCAGCTCACCAGCCTGTTCCAGAACCTCAGCGTGCGGGAGAACCTGCGCCTGGCCGCCCAGGGCCGCGATGGCCTGGAGGCGCTGAACTTCTGGCGCAGCGTGGAGCACAAGCGCAGCCATTGGGACATGGCCGACCAGGTGCTGGAGCGCCTCAAACTCGGTGGTCGCGCCGACACCCTGGCCGGTGAATTGTCCCACGGCCAGCAACGGGTGCTTGAGGTCGGCATGTCGATCTGCGCCCGCCCCAAACTGCTGATGCTCGATGAGCCGACCTCGGGCATGGGCATCGATGACATTCCCTTGATGACCGATTTGATCAGCGACCTGGGCCGCGATCACACCGTGCTGTTGATCGAACACAACATGAGCATCGTCATGTCGATCAGCCAGCGCATCACGGTGATGAGCCATGGCCGGATCCTGGTCGAGGGCACCCCGGAATTTGTCCGCAACGATGAACGCGTGCGCACCGCCTACCTTGGAGAAGCCGCCTGATGCTCAACGTCGATTCGATCCATTCCTACTACGACAAGAGCCATGTGCTCGAAGGGGTTTCGCTGAAGGTCGAAACCGGAGAACTGGTCACCTTGCTGGGCCGCAACGGTGCCGGCAAGACCACCACGCTGCGCAGCATCCTGGGCATCGTGCGTCCGCGCCAGGGGCAGATCCACTTCAACGGCAAGCCGCTGGTGGGCCGGGAGATCTTCGAGATTGCTCGCCAGGGCATTGCTCTGGTGCCGGAGCACCGTGGCATTTTTCGCCTGCTCAGCGTCGAGGAAAACCTCAAGATCGCCGCCCGCAAAGACAGCCGCTGGCAGTTGGCGGATGTCTACGCCATGTTTCCGCGCCTCAAGGAGCGGCGCAACAACAACGGCTTCGCCCTTTCCGGTGGGGAGCAACAGATGCTGGCCATTGCCCGTGCCCTGCTCAACGACCCCAAGTTGCTGATTCTCGATGAGCCCACCGAAGGTCTGGCGCCCGTGATTGTCGACGAGCTGGTGAAGATCCTGCGGCGCATCAAGGACGAGGGGCTGTCGGTGTTGCTGGTAGAGCAGAACCTGATGGTCTGCGACGCCCTCGCCGACCGCCACTACGTACTCGAACAAGGCCGGGTGGCCTACCAGGGCACTGCCGCGCAATTTCGCGCCGACCCGAGCATCAAGAACCGCTTCCTGGCCCTGAGCGCCTGAAAGGAGACTGACCATGAATACTTCCACCGATCCGTCCCGCCATCTGCTCGGCAATGCACTTCTGGTCAACCGCGACCGGCTCTGGCAGTCGCTGATGGACCTGGCCCAGCTGGGCGCGACGGCCAAGGGCGGAGTGTGCCGCCTGGCCCTGACCGACCTCGACCGCCAGGCCCGCGACCTGTTCGTGCAGTGGTGCGAAGCGGCGGGCTGCACCGTCAGTGTCGATGCCATCGGCAATATTTTCGCCCGCCGGGCCGGGCGCAATCCTGCGCTGGCCCCGGTGATGACCGGCAGCCATATCGACACCCAGCCCACCGGCGGCAAGTTCGACGGTTGCTACGGTGTCATGGCAGGTCTTGAAGTGATCCGCACCCTCAACGACCTCGGTATTGAGACCGAGGCGCCGCTGGAGGTGGTGGTGTGGACCAACGAGGAAGGCTCGCGTTTCCCGCCGTGCATGATGGGGTCGGGGGTGTTCGCCGGTAAGTTCGATCTGCAACAGACCCTGGACAAAGTCGATGACCAGGGCCTGTCGGTAGGCGCCGAGTTGCAGCGCATTGGCTATGCCGGTGCCCGAACGCCGGTCGGCCATCCGGTGGGCGCCTATTTTGAAGCGCATATCGAACAAGGTCCGGTACTCGAAGACTGTCAGACCACCATCGGCGTGGTGCAGGGCTGCCTAGGGCAGAAGTGGTTCGATCTGGTGCTGACCGGCGTCGAAGCCCATGCCGGGCCAACCCCCATGCACTTGCGCAAGGATGCCCTGGTGGGCGCCGCTGAAGTGATCAGCGCAGTCAACCGCGTCGCCCACGCCCACCAACCCCATGCCTGCGGCACGGTCGGTTGCCTGAACCTGCACCCTGGGTCGCGCAACGTGATCCCGGGCCAGGTGCATATGACCATCGATCTGCGTCACCTTGATCCACAGCATTTGCAGGCGATGGTCGAGGAAGTCGCGCAGGTCATCGAACGCAGTTGCGTCACTCACGGTCTGCACTTTGAACTGACACCCACCGCCGACTTCCCACCGCTGTACTTCGCCGCCGAATGCGTCGAGGCCGTACGCCAGGGCGCAGCCGAGCTGGGCCTGAGCCACATGGACATTGTCAGCGGTGCCGGCCACGACGCGATCTTCCTCGCCGAGCTGGGCCCGGCCGGGATGATCTTCGTACCGTGCGAGGGCGGCATAAGCCACAACGAAATCGAAAACGCCGCGCCCCAGGACCTGGCCGATGGTT
It encodes:
- a CDS encoding ABC transporter ATP-binding protein; its protein translation is MSDYLLETRNLQLAYGPFHAVDGVDLKVRAGTIHTVIGPNGAGKTSLFHCLTGERPATAGQILFGGQDIIRKPSHGRVALGMARSFQLTSLFQNLSVRENLRLAAQGRDGLEALNFWRSVEHKRSHWDMADQVLERLKLGGRADTLAGELSHGQQRVLEVGMSICARPKLLMLDEPTSGMGIDDIPLMTDLISDLGRDHTVLLIEHNMSIVMSISQRITVMSHGRILVEGTPEFVRNDERVRTAYLGEAA
- a CDS encoding ABC transporter ATP-binding protein produces the protein MLNVDSIHSYYDKSHVLEGVSLKVETGELVTLLGRNGAGKTTTLRSILGIVRPRQGQIHFNGKPLVGREIFEIARQGIALVPEHRGIFRLLSVEENLKIAARKDSRWQLADVYAMFPRLKERRNNNGFALSGGEQQMLAIARALLNDPKLLILDEPTEGLAPVIVDELVKILRRIKDEGLSVLLVEQNLMVCDALADRHYVLEQGRVAYQGTAAQFRADPSIKNRFLALSA
- a CDS encoding Zn-dependent hydrolase, whose translation is MNTSTDPSRHLLGNALLVNRDRLWQSLMDLAQLGATAKGGVCRLALTDLDRQARDLFVQWCEAAGCTVSVDAIGNIFARRAGRNPALAPVMTGSHIDTQPTGGKFDGCYGVMAGLEVIRTLNDLGIETEAPLEVVVWTNEEGSRFPPCMMGSGVFAGKFDLQQTLDKVDDQGLSVGAELQRIGYAGARTPVGHPVGAYFEAHIEQGPVLEDCQTTIGVVQGCLGQKWFDLVLTGVEAHAGPTPMHLRKDALVGAAEVISAVNRVAHAHQPHACGTVGCLNLHPGSRNVIPGQVHMTIDLRHLDPQHLQAMVEEVAQVIERSCVTHGLHFELTPTADFPPLYFAAECVEAVRQGAAELGLSHMDIVSGAGHDAIFLAELGPAGMIFVPCEGGISHNEIENAAPQDLADGCAVLLRAMLNAAQGGQCK